A genomic stretch from bacterium includes:
- a CDS encoding CoA transferase has translation MLSHLRVLDLTDGGASVAGRILSDLGAEVVLVEPPGGAASRGLGPFAGDTPDPERSLEFWATHRGKASVEIDLASEAGRDRLTDLAAAADVWIDDRSFPDLRVAGFAPEALRKRHPRLVVATVSPFGETGPKRDWAATDLTVTAASHAMWMTGDADRAPLTCSVPQAFLHAGGDAASGILIALAEREGSGRGQHVDVSAQISMMQSGQSGVLAHGWRGTQMSRSGGGVAVAGYRLRFIYPCKDGYVNLTLLFGVPIGYSTQRFFDWMDEEGMSNDVLRAEDWVAYGAKFLGGHTTVEAHEAVMEAIERFTRTKTKAELFAAAFERRLLIVPLSNVQDLVESEQLAARDFWRTVEQPGADRPVRLPGPFARFSETPLTIDRPAPALGGWNGAWTPTEPSESIGDGARRPPLEGLKVLDFTWVYAGPAITRLLADFGATVIKVEASSAPDALRSNGPYVDDVPGPENTANFSNVNLGKQSIGLNLKTPEGIDVAKRLIDWADVVVENFSPKAMEGFGLDWARLRERRPDLVMLSSSLCGGTGPQRLLAGYGTMGSALAGFGFVTGWPDRNPSAPFMAYTDYVSPRFATPAILAALEHRKRTGLGQHIDLSQAECSMHFLGSAILDYTVNGRILEARGNASPHHAPSGVYAADGDERWLAIAAPDDDAWQALAKIAGRSWESDPRFATPEARLEHRAALDQEIESWTRDRDLGEVETALQSEGVPAHRVIDSPGAFADPQLAAREHFVPIEYGSHGLLPYEAPRMHLSATPGVLSPCPGLGEHNQSILGEILGLDDDAITELVIAGAIE, from the coding sequence ATGCTCTCCCATTTGCGTGTGCTCGACCTGACCGACGGCGGCGCCAGCGTCGCCGGCCGCATCCTCTCGGACCTCGGCGCCGAGGTCGTGCTCGTCGAGCCGCCCGGAGGCGCCGCGTCCCGCGGCCTCGGTCCCTTCGCCGGCGACACGCCCGACCCCGAGCGCAGCCTCGAGTTCTGGGCGACCCATCGCGGCAAGGCCTCCGTCGAGATCGACCTGGCGAGTGAGGCCGGCCGCGATCGCCTGACCGACCTCGCAGCGGCCGCCGACGTGTGGATCGACGATCGAAGCTTCCCCGACCTTCGCGTGGCGGGCTTCGCACCGGAGGCGCTGCGGAAGCGCCATCCACGCCTCGTCGTGGCGACGGTCTCGCCCTTCGGCGAGACGGGCCCCAAGCGCGACTGGGCGGCGACGGACCTCACGGTCACCGCCGCGTCCCACGCGATGTGGATGACGGGTGACGCCGATCGCGCACCGCTCACCTGCAGCGTTCCCCAGGCGTTCCTCCACGCCGGCGGCGATGCCGCGAGCGGCATCCTGATCGCTCTCGCCGAGCGCGAAGGATCCGGACGCGGCCAACACGTCGATGTGTCGGCACAGATCTCGATGATGCAGTCCGGTCAGTCCGGGGTCCTGGCCCACGGCTGGCGAGGGACGCAGATGTCGCGGTCCGGGGGCGGCGTCGCCGTCGCCGGCTATCGCCTGCGCTTCATCTATCCCTGCAAGGACGGCTACGTCAACCTCACCCTGCTCTTCGGTGTCCCGATCGGGTACTCGACCCAGCGCTTCTTCGATTGGATGGACGAAGAGGGAATGTCGAACGACGTGCTCCGCGCCGAGGACTGGGTCGCCTACGGCGCGAAGTTCCTCGGCGGTCACACGACGGTCGAGGCCCACGAAGCGGTGATGGAGGCGATCGAGCGCTTCACGCGAACGAAGACGAAGGCCGAGCTCTTCGCCGCCGCCTTCGAACGCAGGCTGCTGATCGTCCCTCTCTCGAACGTGCAGGACCTCGTCGAATCCGAGCAGCTCGCAGCCCGGGACTTCTGGCGGACGGTCGAGCAGCCCGGCGCCGATCGCCCCGTGCGTCTGCCGGGCCCCTTCGCCCGCTTCAGCGAGACGCCCCTCACGATCGATCGTCCGGCCCCCGCCCTCGGCGGCTGGAACGGCGCGTGGACGCCGACGGAACCCTCGGAGTCCATCGGAGACGGCGCGCGCCGCCCTCCCCTCGAAGGCCTCAAGGTCCTCGACTTCACCTGGGTCTACGCGGGCCCCGCGATCACGCGCCTGCTCGCCGACTTCGGCGCGACGGTCATCAAGGTCGAAGCCTCGAGCGCGCCGGATGCCCTCCGGAGCAACGGCCCCTACGTCGACGACGTCCCCGGCCCGGAGAACACCGCGAACTTCTCCAACGTGAATCTCGGGAAGCAGTCGATCGGCTTGAACCTGAAGACGCCGGAGGGGATCGACGTCGCGAAGCGCCTGATCGACTGGGCGGACGTCGTCGTCGAGAACTTCTCGCCGAAAGCGATGGAGGGCTTCGGGCTCGACTGGGCGCGCCTTCGAGAACGGCGGCCGGATCTCGTCATGCTCTCGAGCTCCCTTTGCGGCGGAACCGGCCCCCAACGCCTGCTGGCCGGCTACGGAACGATGGGCTCGGCGCTCGCCGGCTTCGGATTCGTGACCGGCTGGCCCGACCGCAACCCCTCGGCGCCCTTCATGGCCTACACCGACTATGTCTCGCCCCGCTTCGCGACCCCGGCGATTCTCGCGGCCCTCGAGCACCGCAAGCGCACGGGCCTGGGCCAGCACATCGATCTCTCCCAGGCGGAGTGCTCGATGCACTTCCTGGGCTCGGCGATTCTCGACTACACGGTGAACGGTCGGATCCTCGAGGCCCGTGGCAATGCCTCGCCGCACCATGCACCGTCGGGCGTCTATGCCGCGGACGGCGACGAGCGGTGGCTCGCGATCGCGGCACCGGACGACGACGCATGGCAGGCGCTCGCGAAGATCGCCGGGCGGAGCTGGGAGAGCGACCCGCGTTTCGCGACGCCCGAAGCCCGACTCGAGCACCGCGCCGCCCTCGACCAGGAGATCGAGTCCTGGACCCGCGACCGCGATCTGGGGGAGGTGGAGACCGCGCTCCAATCGGAGGGGGTCCCGGCGCACCGCGTGATCGACAGCCCCGGCGCCTTCGCCGACCCCCAGCTCGCCGCACGAGAGCACTTTGTGCCGATCGAGTACGGAAGCCACGGCCTGCTCCCCTACGAGGCGCCGCGCATGCACCTCTCCGCCACCCCCGGCGTCCTCTCCCCGTGCCCGGGCCTCGGCGAACACAACCAGTCCATCCTCGGAGAGATCCTCGGTCTCGACGACGACGCGATCACCGAGCTCGTGATCGCCGGAGCCATCGAATAA
- a CDS encoding nitroreductase family protein, which yields MLDLDPDTLLTTTRAVRKRLDFDRPVPRELIQECLEIAFQAPNGGNMNNWRWIVVDDPELVAKVAAIYNGGLDDYIATLDQSGGYPGAVVPRADLISTSVDHLRENFHRLPAVLLPVFAGRMEEANLFFQASGWGSIIQSVWSFMLALRARGLGSAWTTGHLWREADLAKLLDIPGHFTQVGLFPIAYTIGTDFKPAFRKNSAEVIGWNGFG from the coding sequence ATGCTCGACCTCGATCCCGATACCCTGCTGACGACGACCCGCGCGGTCCGGAAACGTCTGGACTTCGACCGTCCGGTTCCGCGCGAGCTGATCCAGGAATGCCTGGAGATCGCCTTCCAGGCGCCCAACGGCGGGAACATGAACAACTGGCGCTGGATCGTCGTCGACGACCCGGAGCTCGTCGCGAAGGTCGCGGCGATCTACAACGGCGGGCTCGACGACTACATCGCGACCCTCGACCAGAGCGGCGGCTATCCCGGTGCCGTCGTGCCGCGGGCGGACCTGATCAGCACGTCGGTCGACCATCTTCGGGAGAACTTCCACCGCCTCCCCGCGGTGCTCTTGCCGGTCTTCGCGGGACGGATGGAGGAGGCGAACCTCTTCTTCCAGGCAAGCGGCTGGGGCTCGATCATCCAGTCGGTCTGGAGCTTCATGCTCGCCCTTCGGGCGCGGGGGCTCGGCAGCGCCTGGACGACCGGGCACCTCTGGCGGGAGGCGGACCTCGCGAAGCTGCTCGACATCCCCGGTCACTTCACGCAGGTCGGGCTCTTTCCGATTGCCTATACGATCGGCACCGATTTCAAACCGGCGTTTCGAAAGAACTCGGCGGAGGTCATCGGCTGGAACGGATTCGGCTGA
- a CDS encoding TetR/AcrR family transcriptional regulator yields the protein MSSSSPRELPGDASASRLAERIPAIRDDEKAKKAGKGSPADESARSAGSRQAERRERQRQEARRTILDATESLVIDKNGSDFSIRELGKRAGYSAPTVYHYFGDKDGLIEALLEERVSRLASELERVAPTGDAQADLRAMLLAYFHFSADNPNVTRLMSTLSRKGESREPEAMERVKDHIGDAVDRFGESGRLGVFDRDSAGQILWAFAYGLVAMRLSQPDFILDDRFVERALDALFLGMAEMENPSS from the coding sequence ATGAGTTCATCGTCCCCCAGGGAGCTTCCCGGGGACGCCAGCGCCTCCCGCCTCGCCGAGCGGATCCCCGCGATCCGCGACGACGAGAAAGCCAAGAAGGCCGGGAAGGGCAGCCCTGCCGACGAGTCCGCGCGAAGCGCGGGGTCCCGTCAGGCGGAACGCCGCGAGCGCCAGCGTCAGGAGGCCCGTCGCACCATTCTCGATGCGACCGAGTCGCTCGTGATCGACAAGAACGGCTCGGATTTTTCGATCCGTGAGCTCGGCAAGCGCGCCGGATACTCCGCGCCCACCGTCTACCACTACTTCGGCGACAAGGACGGCCTGATCGAGGCGCTCCTCGAGGAACGCGTCTCGCGCCTCGCGAGCGAGCTCGAGCGGGTCGCACCGACCGGGGACGCCCAGGCGGACCTCCGGGCGATGCTCCTCGCCTATTTCCACTTCAGCGCCGACAACCCGAACGTCACGCGTCTCATGTCGACGCTCTCCCGCAAGGGCGAGAGTCGCGAGCCCGAAGCGATGGAGCGCGTGAAGGACCACATCGGCGATGCCGTCGATCGCTTCGGCGAGAGCGGCCGCCTCGGCGTCTTCGATCGTGACAGCGCCGGCCAGATTCTCTGGGCCTTCGCCTACGGCCTCGTCGCGATGCGCCTGTCCCAGCCCGATTTCATCCTGGACGACCGCTTCGTCGAGCGTGCGCTGGATGCCCTGTTCCTCGGCATGGCCGAGATGGAGAACCCTTCCTCATGA